A window of the Streptomyces sp. NBC_00454 genome harbors these coding sequences:
- a CDS encoding response regulator — MTRVLVVDDEPRLARLLVINLKARTYEVDCAHDGRAALDAVAARRPDAVLLDLGLPDMDGIEVLTRLRIWSQVPVLVVSARHGSEEKIQALDAGADDYITKPFSMDELMARLGAVVRRTPARGTDAVDESVVETEEFTVDLLAKKARRGGANIRLTPTEWHLLEVLIRNRGKLVSQRRLLQEVWGSSYGTQTNYLRVYMAHLRRKLEADPSHPRHLITAPGMGYRFDA, encoded by the coding sequence ATGACCCGGGTGCTGGTGGTGGACGACGAGCCGCGGCTCGCACGGTTGCTGGTCATCAATCTGAAGGCGCGCACGTACGAGGTGGACTGCGCGCACGACGGGCGCGCGGCTCTGGACGCCGTGGCGGCGCGACGCCCGGACGCCGTCCTGCTGGACCTCGGGCTGCCCGACATGGACGGGATCGAGGTGCTTACGCGGCTTCGCATATGGTCACAGGTGCCCGTCCTGGTGGTCTCCGCCCGCCACGGTTCCGAGGAGAAGATCCAGGCCCTGGACGCGGGCGCCGACGACTACATCACCAAGCCCTTCAGCATGGACGAGCTGATGGCCAGGCTGGGAGCCGTCGTCCGTCGCACACCGGCACGGGGCACGGACGCCGTGGACGAATCGGTCGTGGAGACCGAGGAGTTCACCGTCGATCTCCTCGCGAAGAAGGCCAGACGCGGAGGGGCGAACATCAGGCTCACACCGACGGAATGGCACCTCCTGGAGGTCCTGATCCGCAACCGGGGCAAGCTCGTCAGCCAGCGCCGGCTGCTCCAGGAGGTGTGGGGATCCTCGTACGGAACCCAGACCAACTACCTCCGGGTGTATATGGCGCACCTCAGGCGGAAGCTTGAGGCGGACCCATCGCACCCGCGCCATCTGATCACCGCCCCCGGTATGGGGTACCGCTTCGACGCGTGA
- a CDS encoding alpha/beta fold hydrolase translates to MRSDTHRVDSIYRSTAGREHIRRWCTDRLDAWPVPHERATLTAGGAQTHLVSAGSGPTTVVFVPGTNFNAAASLPLATALVAAGHRLVLPDVPGQPGLSSGERGISGGRLSWYGTWLSEVLDAAAATGPVVVVGHSFGAAIALSSPSPRIDRLVLVSPGGLGRLRLTPGLLAVSAAWFVRPTQARSTRLLRAMLAPGHQPREELVEWMTLVARHSRSSGAPGMADLPAYAVPRLVATGTHDIFLPPRRLAPAVRTLLGTDLHVIPDAGHLVTEEHPGRLADLV, encoded by the coding sequence ATGAGAAGCGATACTCACCGGGTGGACTCCATCTACCGCAGCACGGCGGGCCGCGAGCACATCCGCCGCTGGTGCACCGACCGGCTCGACGCATGGCCGGTGCCGCACGAGCGGGCGACCTTGACGGCCGGTGGAGCACAGACCCACCTGGTGAGCGCCGGTTCCGGCCCGACCACGGTGGTCTTCGTGCCGGGTACGAACTTCAACGCCGCCGCATCTCTTCCCCTGGCAACCGCCCTGGTCGCGGCCGGCCATCGGCTCGTCCTGCCGGACGTACCCGGACAGCCCGGTCTCAGCTCCGGGGAACGCGGGATCTCCGGCGGCCGCCTCTCGTGGTACGGCACCTGGCTGAGCGAGGTCCTCGACGCGGCCGCCGCGACGGGTCCCGTGGTGGTGGTCGGGCACTCCTTCGGCGCCGCCATCGCGCTGTCCAGCCCGTCGCCGCGCATCGACCGTCTCGTGCTCGTCTCCCCCGGCGGACTGGGCAGGCTGCGCCTCACTCCCGGGCTGCTCGCCGTCTCCGCCGCCTGGTTCGTCCGACCGACTCAGGCGCGCAGCACCCGGCTCCTGCGGGCCATGCTCGCGCCCGGCCACCAGCCGCGCGAGGAGCTGGTGGAGTGGATGACTCTGGTCGCACGCCACTCCCGCTCGAGTGGAGCTCCTGGCATGGCAGACCTTCCGGCGTATGCCGTTCCCCGGCTGGTCGCCACGGGAACGCACGACATCTTCCTGCCACCGCGACGGCTCGCCCCGGCCGTCCGGACCCTGCTCGGCACCGACCTGCACGTCATCCCGGACGCCGGCCACCTCGTGACCGAGGAACACCCCGGCCGGCTGGCGGACCTTGTATGA
- a CDS encoding Na+/H+ antiporter, which translates to MRSVGTVLFLVVLATVVATGARRWRIPAPSLLVVAGLVVALIPGTPEIRVSPELIGLVVLPPLLYASAEELSWRELRLVWKPVSVLAVGLVLASAAAVGAVASLLTPLTWPMALVLGAILASTDPVAVTALGRRLALPPRVQVLVQAESLFNDATSLLLFRVAVVVAAASAGFSWRAAGTEFALLAGGGILIGGAVAGVVALIRRRTEDPVLETVIALVTPYAAYVLAEAVHASGVTSVVVAGVVLGGRADRFTNAPIRIQLHAVNGTVVFLLESVVFSLIGLTLPGQVAALGAADRLWPLYALVVAVTLIAVRLLWVLPLSAVVQRSAGARASWRIPVVLTWAGTRGVVPLAAALSIPVAADDGSLLGQRPLVLVLTTSVVVVTLVAQGFTLADVVRRSGIALEPDHTEREEASARCSLAAAGIRRLDEMSDLEAVPDVVADRLRRSLQARLEHARDRLEEADPAGSAEHVYRLLRRDLIRVEAVELQRLYDDHRISDTTRRRLQRSLDLEEARLDLAT; encoded by the coding sequence ATGCGCAGCGTCGGTACGGTCTTGTTCCTCGTGGTGCTGGCCACGGTCGTGGCCACGGGGGCCCGTCGGTGGCGAATTCCCGCCCCCTCACTGCTCGTTGTCGCGGGCCTCGTGGTCGCGCTGATCCCGGGCACTCCGGAGATCCGGGTCAGTCCCGAACTGATCGGTCTCGTCGTCCTGCCGCCCCTGCTGTACGCGAGCGCCGAGGAACTGTCCTGGCGCGAACTGCGCCTGGTGTGGAAGCCGGTAAGCGTCCTCGCGGTCGGTCTGGTGCTGGCCTCGGCGGCCGCGGTCGGGGCGGTGGCATCGCTGCTCACCCCACTGACCTGGCCGATGGCGCTGGTCCTGGGGGCCATCCTCGCGAGTACGGACCCGGTGGCCGTCACCGCACTCGGCCGCCGACTCGCCCTGCCGCCCCGCGTCCAGGTCCTCGTACAGGCCGAGAGCCTCTTCAACGACGCCACGTCGCTCCTGCTCTTCCGGGTCGCGGTCGTCGTCGCAGCGGCCTCGGCGGGGTTCTCCTGGCGGGCGGCGGGCACCGAGTTCGCGCTGCTCGCCGGCGGAGGCATCCTGATCGGCGGAGCGGTCGCGGGGGTCGTGGCGTTGATCCGGCGCAGGACCGAGGACCCCGTGCTGGAGACCGTCATCGCCCTGGTGACGCCGTACGCCGCCTACGTGCTGGCGGAGGCGGTGCACGCGTCCGGCGTGACCTCCGTCGTGGTGGCGGGCGTGGTGCTCGGCGGCCGGGCCGACCGGTTCACCAACGCCCCCATACGGATCCAGCTGCACGCGGTGAACGGCACCGTGGTCTTCCTGCTGGAGAGCGTGGTCTTCAGTCTGATCGGCCTCACCCTGCCGGGGCAGGTCGCCGCGCTCGGCGCTGCCGACCGGCTCTGGCCCCTGTACGCGCTGGTGGTCGCCGTGACGCTGATCGCAGTACGCCTGCTGTGGGTGCTGCCGCTGTCGGCCGTCGTCCAGCGGAGCGCGGGTGCGCGTGCCTCCTGGCGGATCCCGGTCGTGCTGACCTGGGCGGGCACGCGGGGCGTCGTCCCCCTGGCCGCGGCCCTCTCCATCCCCGTCGCGGCGGACGACGGCAGCCTGCTCGGTCAGCGCCCGCTGGTGCTCGTACTGACCACCTCGGTGGTGGTGGTCACCCTGGTTGCCCAGGGCTTCACCCTCGCCGACGTGGTCCGCCGCTCCGGAATCGCCCTCGAACCCGACCACACCGAGCGCGAGGAGGCCTCCGCCCGGTGCAGCCTCGCCGCCGCGGGCATCCGGCGGCTGGATGAGATGTCCGACCTCGAAGCCGTACCGGACGTGGTGGCCGACCGGCTCCGGCGCAGCCTGCAGGCCCGCCTGGAGCACGCCCGCGACCGCCTGGAGGAAGCCGACCCGGCCGGATCGGCGGAGCACGTCTACCGGCTGCTGCGCCGCGACCTGATCCGGGTGGAGGCCGTAGAACTCCAACGCCTCTACGACGACCACCGCATCAGCGACACCACCCGCCGACGGCTCCAGCGCTCCCTGGACCTGGAGGAGGCGCGCCTCGACCTGGCGACCTGA
- a CDS encoding GNAT family N-acetyltransferase: MIEIAPQQLPALSRWFPTGSPGPGALAEHVLTTGSGVWWADRPDRPRVLAVTCADHVLLRGDPSALAPGTLSRFANQYVEAPARFWPSLGASFERVDPWERMVYVHQARALLPRPLRGVTVRRLVPGDAPALAQLHSENAWIHASWGGPAGLAASGHGWAAFAKDRILSVACTYFLGSAYEDIAVVTVPDRRREHLALACVAGLTADIRGRGRAASWCCSRDNRPSRLLAWSAGFRLSREYVHHVTGRARARTVRASPVPA; the protein is encoded by the coding sequence ATGATCGAAATCGCCCCGCAGCAGCTGCCCGCCCTGAGCCGCTGGTTCCCCACGGGCTCACCCGGCCCCGGGGCCCTCGCCGAGCACGTGCTGACCACGGGTTCCGGCGTCTGGTGGGCCGACCGCCCCGACCGGCCCCGCGTCCTCGCCGTCACCTGCGCGGACCACGTGCTGCTGCGCGGCGACCCGAGCGCGCTCGCCCCGGGTACCCTGAGCCGGTTCGCCAACCAGTACGTGGAAGCACCCGCACGGTTCTGGCCCTCGCTCGGCGCCTCCTTCGAGCGTGTCGACCCCTGGGAACGCATGGTCTACGTCCACCAGGCACGGGCGCTGCTCCCCCGGCCACTGCGTGGCGTCACGGTACGGCGCCTGGTGCCCGGGGACGCTCCAGCGCTCGCCCAGCTGCACTCCGAGAACGCCTGGATCCACGCCAGTTGGGGCGGGCCCGCCGGCCTCGCCGCCTCCGGCCACGGCTGGGCCGCATTCGCGAAGGACCGGATCCTCTCCGTCGCCTGCACCTACTTCCTCGGCAGCGCCTACGAGGACATCGCGGTGGTCACCGTGCCCGACCGGCGGCGCGAGCACCTCGCACTCGCCTGCGTCGCAGGCCTGACCGCGGACATCCGGGGCCGTGGACGCGCCGCGAGCTGGTGCTGCTCTCGCGACAACCGGCCCAGCCGGCTCCTTGCCTGGTCGGCGGGGTTCCGGCTGAGCCGCGAGTACGTCCACCACGTCACGGGCCGCGCCAGGGCGCGTACGGTCCGGGCGAGCCCGGTACCCGCGTGA
- a CDS encoding NAD-binding protein → MTSTLHLRAEPGQRSQHMIICGDDGLAHRLAQELDAVCGEAVTVVLPSRREGHGSEVAALHRDPRSPVELLVSARPDEQALRQAGVERAAALALTYGDDQVNTTAALLARSINPHVRLVIRMFNRERGRHLELLLDRAAAARSPYDDGFIDASTKILSDADTAVPELVAAAAVGHGPTLQVEGKVFRGVVRPAGTPPHATDLATLAVLSGTHMDDPQGGDSAETPGANGTQLLPDTATAYHRQFTHGRLMLEEVTQHHAPESPSRRRRDYRGWLRDRFGHLPWRIFVSREVTAVFGILGVAVVLLATVTALVEDGPLWKSVYLPLLDIFTMGDPATEESTARQVLQLIAGFVGLAVLPLVVAAAMNATLAFRAASANHVPDAALRDHIVLVGLGKIGTRALAQLCTTDHTVVVIERDPQARGVALARELGVHLLLEDAAAPGVLDLARIGTSRSLLVLTHDDGENLDIVMAARESNPRVRAVMRLYDDDFAATVSRTLRAGHPEALTRSRSVSALAAPSFAAAMMGRHVLGVMPVERGSLLFTVVDVAGHPELEGRSIHAAFKEHEWRVLAVGPTATGRQSASSTDTLGGFRTDRPAFNWRPPHGRVLRHDDRVRPSDLPSTGIDIGWITKKLRLGDSLCTTTTNRSSSGASGERTAITTTPAIPSGSPSSSSPCSPSERC, encoded by the coding sequence ATGACCTCGACCCTCCACCTGCGAGCCGAACCCGGGCAGCGCTCCCAGCACATGATCATCTGCGGCGACGACGGACTCGCGCACCGCCTGGCACAGGAGCTCGACGCCGTCTGCGGCGAGGCCGTCACGGTCGTACTGCCTTCGCGGCGCGAGGGGCACGGCAGCGAGGTCGCCGCCCTGCACCGCGATCCGCGCTCCCCCGTAGAGCTGCTCGTCTCCGCCCGCCCCGATGAACAGGCCCTTCGGCAGGCCGGCGTGGAGCGTGCCGCGGCGCTCGCGCTGACCTACGGCGACGACCAGGTGAACACGACCGCGGCCCTGCTCGCCCGCAGCATCAACCCGCACGTACGCCTCGTCATCCGCATGTTCAACCGGGAGCGCGGCCGCCACCTCGAACTTCTCCTCGACCGGGCGGCGGCCGCGCGTTCCCCGTATGACGACGGCTTCATCGACGCGTCCACGAAGATCCTCTCCGACGCCGACACAGCCGTCCCTGAACTGGTCGCCGCGGCCGCGGTCGGACACGGGCCCACCCTCCAGGTCGAGGGCAAGGTGTTCCGCGGTGTCGTACGCCCCGCCGGGACCCCGCCGCATGCAACGGACCTGGCCACGCTCGCCGTCCTCTCCGGCACCCACATGGACGACCCGCAGGGCGGGGACAGCGCGGAGACCCCCGGCGCGAACGGCACCCAGCTGCTCCCCGATACGGCGACCGCCTACCACCGCCAGTTCACACACGGCCGCCTCATGCTCGAAGAGGTCACCCAGCACCACGCGCCGGAGTCCCCCTCCCGACGCCGACGGGACTACCGAGGCTGGCTGCGGGACCGGTTCGGGCACCTGCCGTGGAGGATCTTCGTCTCCCGCGAAGTGACCGCCGTCTTCGGGATCCTCGGCGTGGCCGTGGTCCTCCTCGCCACGGTGACGGCCCTCGTGGAGGACGGTCCCCTCTGGAAGTCGGTGTACCTGCCCCTCCTGGACATCTTCACCATGGGCGACCCGGCGACCGAGGAGTCCACGGCTCGCCAAGTCCTCCAGCTCATCGCCGGTTTCGTCGGCCTGGCCGTGCTCCCCCTCGTCGTGGCCGCCGCGATGAACGCCACGCTGGCCTTTCGCGCCGCATCGGCCAACCACGTACCGGACGCGGCCCTGCGCGACCACATCGTCCTGGTGGGCCTCGGCAAGATCGGCACGCGCGCCCTGGCACAGCTGTGCACGACTGACCACACGGTGGTGGTCATCGAGCGGGACCCGCAGGCCCGAGGAGTCGCGCTGGCACGCGAGCTCGGCGTGCACCTGCTGCTCGAGGACGCCGCCGCTCCCGGGGTGCTCGACCTCGCCCGCATAGGCACCAGCAGATCCTTGCTCGTCCTCACCCATGACGACGGCGAGAACCTCGACATCGTCATGGCCGCCCGCGAGAGCAACCCCCGCGTGCGCGCGGTGATGCGCCTGTACGACGACGACTTCGCCGCCACCGTCTCCCGCACCCTGCGCGCCGGACACCCGGAGGCACTCACCCGCAGCCGCAGTGTCTCGGCGTTGGCCGCGCCGTCCTTCGCCGCCGCGATGATGGGCCGCCACGTTCTGGGCGTCATGCCGGTGGAACGCGGCTCCCTCCTGTTCACCGTCGTGGATGTGGCCGGCCATCCCGAACTCGAAGGCCGCTCGATACACGCGGCCTTCAAGGAGCATGAGTGGCGGGTACTCGCCGTCGGCCCCACCGCCACCGGCCGGCAGTCGGCATCCTCGACCGACACCCTCGGCGGATTCCGCACGGACCGGCCCGCCTTCAACTGGCGCCCACCCCACGGACGGGTGCTGCGCCACGACGACCGCGTCCGACCCAGTGATCTACCCTCGACCGGAATCGACATCGGATGGATCACCAAGAAGCTTCGACTGGGAGACAGCCTGTGCACCACGACGACGAACCGGTCTTCAAGCGGAGCCAGTGGGGAACGAACCGCTATTACTACAACGCCCGCAATCCCGTCGGGCTCGCCCTCATCGTCATCACCGTGCTCGCCGTCGGAACGATGCTGA
- a CDS encoding ATP-binding protein, translating to MATTQASSPEAEPGTQDRQTVARPGRLKVFLGAAPGVGKTYRMLDEAHRRAARGSDVVAGFVECHRRRHTEAKLDGLESLPRAGHECRGGRYAELDREALLSRRPQMVLIDELAHTNVPGAGRHPKRWQDVEEILAAGIDVVTTLNIQHLESLSDVVEKITGVPQRETVPDEFVRRAHEIELVDIPPEGLRRRMAHGNIYPPERIDASLANYFRPGNLIALRELALLWLADRVDEALHKYRTEHGIGDVWETRERVVVALTGGPEGETLIRRAARIAGRSAGGELLAVHVARSDGLAAGVSHAALAGQRALVEDLGGSYHSVVGDEVPTALVDFAMAENATQLVLGTSRRRRLERFLTGRGIGETVVALSEDIDVHMVTHERAGHGRLLPSRRRTLPTSRLIAGPVAALLLPLLLTLALDRMRGTLNLTSEALLFLVAIVGVACIGGVVSALIAALTAALLLNYWFMPPIGEFTMSDPDSVLALVVFAVVAATVAAAADRSLRLSRRSARATAEAETMSSLAGSIVRGDQTIPALLERTRETFGMDTVELTAEAPDPGTDRGRRPHSAADSALVVAAGPEAFLVLRGRALPYSERRVLAAFAAHVGAAVERARLTEAAAEVAAEVEPIKAADRLRTALLRAVSHDLRTPLAGALAAVGSLRNQEVEFSAQDRDELLESAEVSLHRLNRLVENLLDLSRLQAGALTLDLRATTLEEVLPVALDSLGLSPGHRPAIDVQTLEAVPALLADPPLLERVLANLVGNAVRHAPADRPVLVTASALAGQVEVRIADHGPGIAADDRERAFEPFQRLGDRDNTAGLGLGLALARGLTEAMDGTLTPEDTPGGGLTMVLSLPVAAQVTAGRP from the coding sequence ATGGCGACCACCCAGGCGTCCAGCCCGGAGGCGGAGCCGGGGACCCAGGACCGACAGACCGTCGCGCGCCCCGGAAGACTCAAGGTCTTCCTCGGGGCCGCCCCCGGCGTCGGCAAGACCTACCGGATGCTCGACGAGGCCCACCGCCGGGCGGCCCGGGGGTCGGACGTGGTGGCCGGCTTCGTCGAGTGCCACCGGCGCCGGCACACCGAAGCGAAGCTCGACGGTCTGGAGAGCCTCCCCCGCGCCGGACACGAGTGCCGCGGCGGCCGGTATGCCGAACTGGACAGGGAGGCACTCCTGTCCAGACGGCCCCAGATGGTGCTGATCGACGAGCTCGCCCACACCAACGTCCCGGGGGCGGGCCGGCACCCGAAGCGGTGGCAGGACGTCGAGGAGATCCTCGCCGCCGGGATCGACGTTGTGACGACCCTCAACATCCAGCACCTGGAGTCCCTCAGCGACGTCGTCGAGAAGATCACCGGTGTTCCGCAACGCGAGACCGTGCCCGACGAGTTCGTACGTCGCGCCCACGAGATCGAGCTGGTCGACATACCTCCCGAGGGACTCCGCCGCCGGATGGCGCACGGCAACATCTATCCCCCGGAACGGATCGACGCCTCCCTCGCCAACTACTTCCGCCCCGGCAACCTCATCGCGCTACGGGAGTTGGCGCTCCTCTGGCTGGCCGACCGGGTGGACGAGGCCCTGCACAAATACCGCACCGAGCACGGCATCGGGGATGTCTGGGAGACCCGGGAACGGGTCGTGGTGGCCCTCACCGGCGGACCCGAGGGCGAGACCCTCATCCGGCGGGCGGCACGCATCGCGGGCCGCTCCGCCGGCGGTGAACTGCTGGCCGTGCACGTCGCGCGCAGCGACGGGCTCGCCGCAGGCGTCTCCCACGCGGCCCTGGCCGGACAACGGGCCCTCGTCGAGGACCTCGGCGGCAGCTACCACTCCGTCGTCGGTGACGAAGTACCCACCGCACTGGTGGACTTCGCCATGGCAGAGAACGCCACCCAGCTGGTCCTCGGTACAAGCCGCCGCCGTCGGCTGGAACGATTCCTCACCGGCCGGGGCATCGGCGAGACCGTGGTGGCGCTGTCCGAGGACATCGACGTCCACATGGTCACGCACGAACGGGCCGGCCACGGCCGCCTCCTGCCCTCCCGGCGCCGTACGCTCCCCACATCCCGGCTCATCGCCGGGCCGGTGGCCGCCCTGCTGCTCCCCTTACTGCTCACGCTCGCCCTCGACCGCATGCGCGGCACGCTGAACCTCACCAGCGAGGCACTGCTGTTCTTGGTGGCCATCGTCGGCGTGGCCTGCATCGGCGGAGTGGTCTCGGCCCTGATCGCGGCGCTCACCGCCGCACTGCTGCTGAACTACTGGTTCATGCCGCCGATCGGCGAGTTCACCATGAGCGACCCGGACAGTGTGCTGGCGCTGGTGGTGTTCGCCGTCGTCGCCGCTACGGTGGCCGCCGCGGCGGACCGGTCCCTGAGGCTCTCCCGCCGCTCGGCGCGGGCGACGGCCGAGGCGGAGACCATGTCGTCGCTCGCCGGCAGCATCGTCCGCGGCGACCAGACGATCCCGGCCCTGCTGGAACGCACTCGGGAGACCTTCGGCATGGACACCGTCGAGCTGACCGCCGAAGCCCCTGACCCGGGCACGGACCGCGGCCGCCGCCCCCACAGCGCGGCGGACTCCGCCCTCGTGGTGGCAGCAGGCCCCGAGGCCTTCCTCGTCCTGCGCGGCCGTGCGCTGCCGTACTCCGAACGCCGTGTCCTGGCCGCCTTCGCCGCGCACGTCGGCGCCGCGGTCGAGCGGGCCCGTCTGACCGAGGCCGCAGCCGAGGTGGCGGCCGAAGTCGAACCGATCAAGGCGGCCGACCGCCTGCGCACCGCCCTGCTCCGCGCCGTCAGCCACGACCTGCGGACCCCCTTGGCCGGGGCACTGGCCGCAGTCGGCTCCCTGCGCAATCAGGAGGTGGAGTTCTCCGCCCAGGACCGGGACGAACTGCTGGAATCCGCCGAGGTGTCACTGCACCGGCTGAACCGCCTGGTGGAGAACCTGCTCGATCTCAGCCGGCTGCAAGCCGGCGCCCTCACCCTCGACCTGCGGGCCACCACACTCGAGGAGGTCCTTCCCGTCGCGCTCGACTCGCTGGGCCTCAGCCCCGGACACCGGCCCGCCATCGACGTACAAACCCTGGAAGCGGTACCGGCCCTGCTGGCCGATCCGCCCCTCCTCGAACGGGTACTGGCCAACCTCGTCGGCAACGCCGTCCGCCACGCGCCCGCTGACCGTCCGGTACTGGTGACGGCCAGCGCCCTGGCAGGGCAGGTCGAAGTCCGGATCGCCGACCACGGCCCTGGCATCGCCGCCGACGACCGTGAGCGCGCCTTCGAGCCGTTCCAGCGCCTCGGCGACCGCGACAACACGGCCGGACTCGGCCTGGGCCTCGCCCTGGCCAGGGGACTCACCGAGGCCATGGACGGCACGCTCACCCCCGAGGACACCCCTGGCGGAGGTCTCACCATGGTCCTTTCCCTGCCCGTCGCCGCCCAGGTGACAGCGGGACGGCCCTGA
- the kdpF gene encoding K(+)-transporting ATPase subunit F: MSTETIVGIVVAVCLGGYLILAVFFPEKF; encoded by the coding sequence GTGAGTACGGAAACCATCGTAGGAATCGTCGTCGCGGTCTGTCTGGGGGGCTATCTGATCCTGGCCGTGTTCTTCCCGGAGAAGTTCTGA